A section of the Larus michahellis chromosome 1, bLarMic1.1, whole genome shotgun sequence genome encodes:
- the FEZF1 gene encoding fez family zinc finger protein 1 isoform X1: MDNSGHHTATKILATPPARESLSARSNMISTPKPLAFSIERIMARTPEPRSIPVPQLLHGSVAKGDPKHPLHLNSSIPCMIPFVPVAYDPLPKAAVAGAEPRKAHLDSSSSPSFSCGDLLNCALSLKGDFPRDALPLQQYKLVRPRVVNHSSFHAMGALCYFNRGDSPCHPSSSVNIHPVASYFLSSPLHPQPKAYLAERNKLVLPAVEKYPAGVAFKDLSQAQLQHYMKESAQLLSEKIAYKTSEFSRGSPSSKPKVFTCEVCGKVFNAHYNLTRHMPVHTGARPFVCKVCGKGFRQASTLCRHKIIHTQEKPHKCNQCGKAFNRSSTLNTHTRIHAGYKPFVCEFCGKGFHQKGNYKNHKLTHSGEKQFKCNICNKAFHQVYNLTFHMHTHNDKKPFTCPTCGKGFCRNFDLKKHVRKLHDSALGLPRPPAELGGPDQPPPPGPLLQGPPPLQP; encoded by the exons ATGGACAATAGTGGCCACCACACGGCGACCAAAATCCTAGCGACTCCTCCGGCCAGAGAAAGCCTGTCTGCCAGGAGCAACATGATCAGCACGCCCAAGCCCCTCGCCTTCTCCATTGAGCGCATCATGGCGCGGACGCCAGAGCCCCGCTCCATCCCCGTCCCGCAGCTCCTCCACGGCTCCGTGGCCAAAGGCGACCCCAAGCACCCGCTGCACCTCAACTCCTCCATCCCCTGCATGATCCCCTTTGTCCCGGTGGCGTACGACCCCCTGCCCAAAGCGGCGGTGGCCGGAGCGGAACCCAGGAAGGCTCATTTAGACTCCTCTTCCTCGCCCTCCTTTAGCTGCGGCGATCTCTTGAACTGTGCCCTGAGCTTGAAAGGAGATTTCCCCCGCGATGCCCTGCCCTTGCAGCAGTACAAACTGGTAAGACCCCGAGTGGTCAATCACTCCTCCTTCCACGCCATGGGAGCCCTGTGCTATTTCAACCGAGGCGACAGCCCTTGTCACCCGTCCTCCAGTGTCAACATCCACCCGGTGGCTTCTTATTTCCTCAGCTCTCCCCTGCACCCGCAGCCCAAGGCTTACCTGGCGGAGCGGAACAAGCTGGTGCTGCCGGCCGTGGAGAAGTACCCGGCGGGGGTAGCCTTCAAGGACTTGTCGCAGGCTCAGCTCCAGCACTACATGAAAGAAAGCGCCCAGCTCCTCTCGGAAAAAATCGCCTACAAGACCTCGGAGTTCAGCCGCGGCTCCCCGAGCAGCAAGCCCAAAGTTTTCACCTGTGAAGTTTGTGGAAAG GTATTTAATGCACATTATAACTTAACTCGCCATATGCCGGTGCACACGGGAGCCAGACCCTTTGTTTGCAAAGTTTGCGGGAAGGGCTTCAGACAGGCGAGCACGCTTTGCCGGCACAAGATCATCCACACCCAG GAGAAGCCACACAAGTGCAACCAGTGCGGCAAAGCCTTCAACAGGAGCTCGACCCTCAACACGCACACGCGAATACACGCCGGCTACAAACCTTTTGTCTGTGAATTTTGCGGCAAAGGATTTCACCAGAAAG GCAACTACAAAAACCACAAGCTAACTCACAGCGGGGAGAAGCAGTTCAAGTGCAATATCTGCAACAAGGCTTTCCACCAGGTGTACAACCTGACCTTCCACATGCACACCCACAACGACAAGAAGCCCTTCACCTGCCCCACCTGCGGCAAAGGCTTCTGCAGGAACTTTGACCTCAAGAAGCACGTCCGCAAACTGCACGACAGCGCCCTGGGactgccccggccccccgccgaGCTGGGGGGGCCCGaccagccgcccccccccgggccgcTGCTGCAGggcccgccgccgctccagccctga
- the FEZF1 gene encoding fez family zinc finger protein 1 isoform X2, with amino-acid sequence MDNSGHHTATKILATPPARESLSARSNMISTPKPLAFSIERIMARTPEPRSIPVPQLLHGSVAKGDPKHPLHLNSSIPCMIPFVPVAYDPLPKAAVAGAEPRKAHLDSSSSPSFSCGDLLNCALSLKGDFPRDALPLQQYKLPKAYLAERNKLVLPAVEKYPAGVAFKDLSQAQLQHYMKESAQLLSEKIAYKTSEFSRGSPSSKPKVFTCEVCGKVFNAHYNLTRHMPVHTGARPFVCKVCGKGFRQASTLCRHKIIHTQEKPHKCNQCGKAFNRSSTLNTHTRIHAGYKPFVCEFCGKGFHQKGNYKNHKLTHSGEKQFKCNICNKAFHQVYNLTFHMHTHNDKKPFTCPTCGKGFCRNFDLKKHVRKLHDSALGLPRPPAELGGPDQPPPPGPLLQGPPPLQP; translated from the exons ATGGACAATAGTGGCCACCACACGGCGACCAAAATCCTAGCGACTCCTCCGGCCAGAGAAAGCCTGTCTGCCAGGAGCAACATGATCAGCACGCCCAAGCCCCTCGCCTTCTCCATTGAGCGCATCATGGCGCGGACGCCAGAGCCCCGCTCCATCCCCGTCCCGCAGCTCCTCCACGGCTCCGTGGCCAAAGGCGACCCCAAGCACCCGCTGCACCTCAACTCCTCCATCCCCTGCATGATCCCCTTTGTCCCGGTGGCGTACGACCCCCTGCCCAAAGCGGCGGTGGCCGGAGCGGAACCCAGGAAGGCTCATTTAGACTCCTCTTCCTCGCCCTCCTTTAGCTGCGGCGATCTCTTGAACTGTGCCCTGAGCTTGAAAGGAGATTTCCCCCGCGATGCCCTGCCCTTGCAGCAGTACAAACTG CCCAAGGCTTACCTGGCGGAGCGGAACAAGCTGGTGCTGCCGGCCGTGGAGAAGTACCCGGCGGGGGTAGCCTTCAAGGACTTGTCGCAGGCTCAGCTCCAGCACTACATGAAAGAAAGCGCCCAGCTCCTCTCGGAAAAAATCGCCTACAAGACCTCGGAGTTCAGCCGCGGCTCCCCGAGCAGCAAGCCCAAAGTTTTCACCTGTGAAGTTTGTGGAAAG GTATTTAATGCACATTATAACTTAACTCGCCATATGCCGGTGCACACGGGAGCCAGACCCTTTGTTTGCAAAGTTTGCGGGAAGGGCTTCAGACAGGCGAGCACGCTTTGCCGGCACAAGATCATCCACACCCAG GAGAAGCCACACAAGTGCAACCAGTGCGGCAAAGCCTTCAACAGGAGCTCGACCCTCAACACGCACACGCGAATACACGCCGGCTACAAACCTTTTGTCTGTGAATTTTGCGGCAAAGGATTTCACCAGAAAG GCAACTACAAAAACCACAAGCTAACTCACAGCGGGGAGAAGCAGTTCAAGTGCAATATCTGCAACAAGGCTTTCCACCAGGTGTACAACCTGACCTTCCACATGCACACCCACAACGACAAGAAGCCCTTCACCTGCCCCACCTGCGGCAAAGGCTTCTGCAGGAACTTTGACCTCAAGAAGCACGTCCGCAAACTGCACGACAGCGCCCTGGGactgccccggccccccgccgaGCTGGGGGGGCCCGaccagccgcccccccccgggccgcTGCTGCAGggcccgccgccgctccagccctga